In Ignavibacteriota bacterium, the genomic window GGTGGCGGGCAGAAAACCCGAAACTCGAACCAAAAACAATAAACCAAAAACTACTATGTCTCTGAGTACTCTTGCAAAATCCATCGCTGAGTCGCCGACGCTCAAGTTGAACGAGGAAGCTCGTCTCTTGCGTGAAAAAGGCGAAGCAGTGATTCACCTCGGCGCTGGCGAGCCGAAAAACAAAGCGCCCATCAATGCTATCCTGAGTTCCGCCGCGAAGTTGACGACAGGCGATGTGAAGTACACGCCTACTGACGGCATTCCGTCGCTCAAGAAAGCAATCATCCGTTACACGGAAGAACATTACGACAGACTTGTCGCACCGGAAAATGTTATCGTCTCCGCCGGAGCGAAACAATCACTGTACAACTTGCTCTATACAATTCTCAATCCGCAGGATGAAGTGATTGTGCTGGCGCCATACTGGGTCAGCTACCCTGAGATGATAAAAATGTGCTACGGCATTCCGGTGATTGTGAAACCGGAAGACGGGACGTTCACGCCGCGCATGAAAGAAATCGAAGCGGCTGTCAGTTCATACACGCGGGCAATCATCATCAACAGTCCGAACAATCCAAGCGGTGTGATGTATCCTGAGCAATTCATCAAAGAAATTGTTGAGTTCTGTGAGAAGAAAAATATCTATTGCATCATGGATGATATTTACCACAAACTTGTGTTTGATGGACGTTCACCAATTTCCGCATTCAAGTTTACGAGCAAAGATATTGAGTCATCCAAAGTCATCGTCATCAACGGCATCTCGAAGTTATATGGCATGACAGGGTTTCGCATCGGCTGGGTTGTGGCGAGCAAACCAATCGTCAGCGTGATGATAAATGTTCAGGCACAAACGACTTCTTGCCCTGCGCTTCTCACACAAGCGGCGGCAGAGGGCGCGTTAATGGGAGTTCAAAGCAGTGTAGATGCGCTTCGACTCATGATTGAAAATAATCGCAACGTGATGGTTCAGGAATTGAAATCGTTCGATGGTGTGAAAGTTACAAAACCACACGGAACATTTTATTGCTTGCCCGATTTCCGCGCATACTCGAATGATTCAATAAAACTTTCGGAGATGTTGTTGAAGAAAGCGCTTGTGGTGACTGTTCCCGGAAAAGAATTCGGGATGGAAGGTCACTTGCGGCTGAGTTATTGCGGCACCATCAAAGAAATCAAACAAGGAGTTGAGCGCATCAAATGGGCGCTTGACCCGAAAGCACCAAAAGAAATTTTTATCGGCGAACGTAAATTAGTGAGGGATTGGTTATGAACAACTTACTCAATATAAAAACTCCGACTGAAGGCGAAGCACAATCGCTGAAGAGCGACTACGGACTCATTAATCATGGCTTGACCGACTTGCGTATGGTCTATTGGAATCTTCCGACGGAAGCGCTGTATGAAGAAATCGCGTTTCGGAAAGAAGGACGCATCACGCAGTTAGGTCCCATCGTTGTAAACACCGGCAAGCACACGGCACGCGCCGCAACGGATAAGTTCATCGTGAAAGAAGGAACGACCGACGACAAAATCTGGTGGGGCGAGTATAATCGTCCGTTCAGTCAGGATAAGTTTAATGAATTGTGGGCGCGTGTTCAAGGTTACTTGCAAGGGCGTGACCTGTTCGTGCAGGATTGTTACGCAGGCGCGGATGCAGAATATCGAATGCCGATTCGCATCATCACTGAGCAAGCGTGGCACAGTTTCTTTGCGCGCAATATGTTCATCATGCCGAAGACTCTTGAAGAATATCGCCGCCACATTCCCGACTTCACGGTTGTGTGTGTGCCGGGCTTCAAGGGAATTCCGCAGATTGACGGAACAACAACGAACACATTTATCGTGTTGAACTTCGAGCAACGATTGTGTGTCATCGGCAATACTGCATACGCCGGAGAAATCAAAAAATCCATCTTCACGATTATGAACTTTCTCCTTCCGCTTGAAGGCGTGATGCCGATGCACTGTTCGGCAAACATCGGTAAGCAAAACGATGCGGCAATTTTCTTCGGACTTTCAGGAACAGGCAAGACAACGCTTTCTGCCGACCCCAATCGCGGACTGATCGGCGATGATGAACACGGCTGGAGCGATGAAGGTGTGTTTAACTTTGAAGGCGGTTGTTATGCGAAGGTGATTAGTCTCTCCGCTTCTGCTGAACCACAAATTTTTGCCTGCACGCGAAAGTTCGGAACGATTCTCGAAAATGTTGTCTTCGACCCTGTTACGCGAAAGATTGATTTGGACGACCCGACGATTACCGAGAACACCCGCGCTTCATATCCTCTGGAATATATTGACAACGCTGTGCCGGAGAAAATGGGCGGACATCCGAAAAACATTATCATGCTTACGTGCGATGCTTCGGGTGTGATGCCTCCGATTGCAAAACTGACACCTGAGCAAGCTATGTATCAATTCATTTCCGGTTATACATCGAAGATTGCCGGGACGGAAGTCGGACTTGGGAAAGAACCGGAACTGACATTCAGCACATGTTTTGGCGCGCCGTTCATGGTGCATCATCCGTATTTCTATGCTGATTTGTTGAAGCGAAAAATTCTCAAGTACGGAGTGAACTGCTGGCTCGTGAACACCGGCTGGGTTGGCGGCGCGTACGGAATCGGAAAACGCATCAGCATCAAATACACTCGTGCGTTGCTGAACACCGCATTGAACGGAAAGTTGTTGAATGTTGATTACGCAACAGACCCAATCTTCGGTTTTCAGGTTCCGAAAACATGTGAAGATGTTCCACCGAGTGTTCTCAATCCTGCGGAAGCATGGGCAAGCAAGGAACAGTACATGCAAAAATACCGCGAACTTGCAACCCGCTTCATCGAAAACTTCAAGAAATATGAAGTAGGTTGTCCGC contains:
- a CDS encoding pyridoxal phosphate-dependent aminotransferase, producing MSLSTLAKSIAESPTLKLNEEARLLREKGEAVIHLGAGEPKNKAPINAILSSAAKLTTGDVKYTPTDGIPSLKKAIIRYTEEHYDRLVAPENVIVSAGAKQSLYNLLYTILNPQDEVIVLAPYWVSYPEMIKMCYGIPVIVKPEDGTFTPRMKEIEAAVSSYTRAIIINSPNNPSGVMYPEQFIKEIVEFCEKKNIYCIMDDIYHKLVFDGRSPISAFKFTSKDIESSKVIVINGISKLYGMTGFRIGWVVASKPIVSVMINVQAQTTSCPALLTQAAAEGALMGVQSSVDALRLMIENNRNVMVQELKSFDGVKVTKPHGTFYCLPDFRAYSNDSIKLSEMLLKKALVVTVPGKEFGMEGHLRLSYCGTIKEIKQGVERIKWALDPKAPKEIFIGERKLVRDWL
- the pckA gene encoding phosphoenolpyruvate carboxykinase (ATP); translation: MNNLLNIKTPTEGEAQSLKSDYGLINHGLTDLRMVYWNLPTEALYEEIAFRKEGRITQLGPIVVNTGKHTARAATDKFIVKEGTTDDKIWWGEYNRPFSQDKFNELWARVQGYLQGRDLFVQDCYAGADAEYRMPIRIITEQAWHSFFARNMFIMPKTLEEYRRHIPDFTVVCVPGFKGIPQIDGTTTNTFIVLNFEQRLCVIGNTAYAGEIKKSIFTIMNFLLPLEGVMPMHCSANIGKQNDAAIFFGLSGTGKTTLSADPNRGLIGDDEHGWSDEGVFNFEGGCYAKVISLSASAEPQIFACTRKFGTILENVVFDPVTRKIDLDDPTITENTRASYPLEYIDNAVPEKMGGHPKNIIMLTCDASGVMPPIAKLTPEQAMYQFISGYTSKIAGTEVGLGKEPELTFSTCFGAPFMVHHPYFYADLLKRKILKYGVNCWLVNTGWVGGAYGIGKRISIKYTRALLNTALNGKLLNVDYATDPIFGFQVPKTCEDVPPSVLNPAEAWASKEQYMQKYRELATRFIENFKKYEVGCPPEVVKAGPKP